AGCAAACAGCAGAGATAAGACAATTGAAATGCCTCGCAATCGAGCAAAAAGAAACAGGAAGAATGTTGTTAGACTTGCTGACAGACAAAGATAGCTAAACCACAGAGTAGGGCGCAGCCCAAAAGTAGCAGATTGAGTTACAAGCTGAATATAGTAAAACGGTCGAAATCGATTGATTGAAAGATCAGTTTTAATCCAATTAACAACTGTAGAAATATATCCCTGCTGCCCCAAATCATGTTTGATGGTTGGAATTTGATGATCATCAATGAAATACCGAAAGCCCGAAGTGAGAAGCCCTGTCTTCCAATAAAAAATGAAATAGATGCCAAGAATGACTGCTAGTACAATGAAGTTGCTAACGAGTGCTGAGCGATCGAGCTTTGCAAGTTTGGTAGGCATCTCACTTATACTTGAGCTTGCGACATGACTCAACTATTATTACAGGAGTTGGAAACGCAACTACAAAGAATTATTGACCTGCTCCAGTGGAAAAATTGTACAAATCTCGCTGACTTACCATCTGTAAAAAAATCCTACGGCTCTGTAAAGAGAGAATCGGGAGTGTTTTGTTAACTCAATCGTAAAATCTGATATCTGATAATGGTTTAGTTTAGACATGTTGGCATTGGCAGACCAAATCGCATTGTGAATGGCTGGATTAATCTGGATTGATACAGTACTGAGCAACAAGTGCAGGAAATGATTCATGCGAATTTCAATTATCACTGTCTGTAAAAACGCCGAACAGTTTATTGAACAAGCGATCGAGAGTGTCGTTAATCAGACTTATCCCGACCTGGAATATGTTGTGATTGATGGAGACTCGCAGGATCAGACAAAAGAAATTATTGCGCGATATGCCGATCGCATCAGCACCTACATCAGCGAACCCGATCGCGGGTTGTATCAAGCGATGAACAAAGGCATCCGCTATGCGACAGGAGAATACCTCTGTTTTTTAAATGCGGACGATTACTTGATTGATCGGGATGTGATCAAAGATGTGGCTCAGTTTCTCCAAGGCAACCCTACCTGCGACTTTGTTTATGGCAATCTGGAAGTGCGCTACTCTCCAGAGAAAATTATTGTTGAACCACCGCCGCCTGAAAACATTATTGACGAGCTAATCTGCGGCTGTATTCCTCACCAGGCAAGCTTTGCGCGATCGGACTTATTCTTTGATAGAGTTGGCTTTTTCAACGAAAACCATCGAATTTCTTCAGACTATGAATGGTTTTTGAAGCTTATCCAAAATGAGACGGTAAAACTCTCTTACTATCCTCGCCTGATTTCTTCCTACTATGCAGGTGGTTTGTCAAGCCAAATTCGACTTTCTGTCCCTGAATCTCACCGGATTCAAAATCAGTGTCCTTTGTATCAAGAGGAATATTGGCTCAAACGTCGCATTCTTAAATACCAGGAGCATGTAGTCAATCTGCGAGAGTGGTTGGCAGTCACAGAGAGCCAGCAGAATGCGCTTCTGGCTGAAAATCGCTTGCTCAAGACCCAGAATGAGAGCTTGCTTACACAAAACGAAGTCCTTAAAAACAAGCTGGAAAAGGCACAACAGATGATCGATCGTCTCCGCACCAACAGCCTCCAGCCCAAATAATTCCTTCCGGTAATTTTAAGGAATGTGGATCTTAGGGAACTTGAATGGTATGGTTTCATCTGAAGAGTTTATGAAGTTTCTCAACTCTTCTTGTAGCGATTGAAACCTTCTGAAAAAGACGCGAGGCTGGTGTGGTGGCGAATAGCTCAGATTCTGAACTCAACTATTTAATCGCACCTGAGATTAAAGACGATGAGTTTTATAGCTGGATTCAGCAGCTGGCGCAACGCCAAGATATCAAAACGGTTCTAGAAATCGGCTCTTCGTCGGGCGGAGGCAGTACAGAAGCATTTGTTAAGGGGCTGCGGCAAAACCCGAATCAGCCTGTGATGTACTGTATGGAGGTTTCTAAGCCGCGATTTGAGTCACTGCGCGATCGATATGCCAGCGAAGGATTCGTTCAATGCTACAACGTCTCTTCAGTGGCATTGGATCAGTTTCCTAGCCCAAATGAAGTAGTTGCCTTCTACGAGCAGGTTGAATCACCGCTGAGACAGTTTCCAGTAGAGCAGGTCGTTGGCTGGCTGCGTCAGGATATCGAGTATGTTCGATCGTCCGGCATTTGGAGCAACGGCATTCGGCAGATCAAAACCGAGAATCAAATTGAAACCTTTGATCTGGTTCTGATTGATGGCTCTGAGTTTACAGGTGATGTCGAGCTTGAAGAAGTTTATGGCGCAAAATTCATTTTATTAGACGATATTTGCACCTTTAAGAACTACAAAAGCCATCAGCAACTGTTAGCAGACCCAAACTATGCTCTGATTGCCCAAAATCTATCCCTCCGTAACGGCTACTCTATTTTTAAGCGGGTTGATTCACAGCAGGTTCAGCAAAGCGCTATTGACCTCCCCATCCATTTCTTCACGATCGTCCTGAACGGCGAACCCTTTATCCGTTACCACATTGAGGCTTTCAAGCAGCTTCCGTTTAAGTGGCACTGGCACATCATTGAAGGCGTAGCTGAACTGAAACATGACACAGCTTGGAGCTTGCATCATGGTGGGCAAGTCACCGATGAACTGCATCAAAACGGGCGGAGCAAGGACGGCACCACTGCTTATTTAGATGAACTAGCAGCTAAGTACCCAGAGAACATCACAGTTTACCGTAAGCCAGAGAATGTGTTCTGGGACGGCAAGCGAGAAATGGTGAATGCGCCGCTAGAGAACATTAATGAAGCCTGCCTGCTTTGGCAAGTTGATGCTGATGAACTCTGGACTATGGAGCAGATCTGCACAATGCGGCAGATGTTTCTCGATCGTCCTGAAAAAACGGCCGCTTATTATTGGTGCTCTTATTTTGTCGGGGAAAACCTCGTTATTACTTCGCGCAACTGCTACACACAGAACCCGAAACAAGAGTGGCTCCGCACTTGGCGTTTTCAGCCTGGGATGATTTGGGCTGCCCATGAGCCACCCCAACTGGTGAAGCCTCTCTCTCATACTAAGAACCAAGATATTGCCGCCATTCAACCATTCCTGCATCACGAGACAGAGCAAAAAGGACTGGTCTTCCAGCATTTTGCTTATGTGACTCCAGAGCAGCTTCGCTTCAAAGAGCAGTACTACGGCTATCAAAATGCAGTCTCACACTGGCAATCGCTTCAGACGCAAACCGAATTTCCGGTGCTGCTGCGAGACCATTTTTCCTGGGTCGTTGATGAAACGCTGGTAGAACCTGCTTCAGTTTGCGGCATTGCGCCGATCGCCCAAAAATATCCCCATGCTCAAGCCTGGCATTTTCTATCTTCATCAGATTATAAGCAGCAAGCCATGCAAGTGAAAAAGCCATTTCCGCAGATCGTCATTGATGGTGTCTTCTTCCAAATTGCCAACTCTGGGATTGCACGGGTTTGGAAATCACTGCTGGAAGAGTGGGCAGAGACTGATTTAGCAAAACATCTAGTTGTGCTTGACCGAGATGGTACAGCGCCTCGCATCCCTGGCATTCGTTACCGTCCAGTCCGACGTTTTGACTATAGTCACACTGGATCAGATGCAGAAATGCTGCAAGAGATCTGTGATGAAAAGGGTGCAGACTTATTTATTTCCACCTATTACACAGCACCACTCACAACGCCTTCGGTTTTTATGGCGTATGACATGATCCCAGAAGCCGTGGGGATGGACTTAAACGAAATTGGCTGGCGCGAGAAGCATTACGGCATTATGCATGCCTGCCGCTACATCACCATTTCTGAAAGTACCGCCCGTGATCTGCTTAAGTTTTTCCCCAATATTCCAGAATGGGCAGTCACCGTTGCCCACTGTGGTATCCCCAAAGGCTTTTCGCCTGCCACTGCTGAAGCCGTTGAGCAATTTAAGACACAACATCATCTCACGAAGCCCTATTACCTGATGGTGGGCGATCGCACCGGGGCAAACGGCTATAAAAATGGAATTCTCTTCTTCCGGGCGCTGAATCAGTTGCCCAAAGACAAAGATTTTGCGGTGGTTTGTGTCGGCGGATGGAAAGAGTTTGAGCCAGAACTGGCAGCACTCGCTAAAGATGTGGAACTCCACAAATTACATCTATCAGATGAAGAACTGAAAGCGGCTTATTCCGGGGCGATCGCCCTCGTCTATCCTTCCAAGTATGAAGGGTTTGGCTTACCCATTGCAGAAGCATTAGCTTGCGGTTGTCCGGTCATCACCTGTCACAGTTCCTCAATTCCAGAAGTCGCAGGCGAAGCAGCCATTTACGTCAGCCCCCATCGTGTTGAAGAAATGATGCAAGCATTGCAGGATGTTCGCAAGCCAGAGATCCGGGAGCGATTGATTGCGAAGGGACTGGAGCAAGTTCAGCATTTCTCGTGGTCAAAAATGGCAGAGATCGTGAAAGGTGTTCTACTGGAAGCAGCAGAGAAGTTAAAACAAGGTTCCCTGACACAAGTTTCCCCAATCTGGAAAGAATTTCGGAAATTACAGGCTCACAGCCAACAAGCAACTATTCCTATTCAGCCGAATCCAGCCGAATTACAGGTAGTGCAGAGCCAAGTTCACGCATTGCAAGAGCAGGTCAACCACGTGCAGGAACAACTCAAATTAGCTCGGAATCAACTGAGGAAAACGAAAGAGGAATTAGAACAAACTCAAGGTCGTCTTGGGGAAGCTGAGGGCATGGTCGAAGCCATGAAAACCAGTAAGTTTTGGAAGCTGCGATCGAGCTGGTTCCGTTTTAAGCGAAAGCTGGGCTTGCCTACCAATGAATAGGCTATGTTGTGTGTCAGTAATTAGTTTTGGGAATTGGTTACCCTATGAGTGAGCAGGCAATCAATATTCAAGAAAATCTCTCCATCACCTCGTTGATGACTTATGAGGAAATTAGAGAAGCAGTTGAATCTGTTGATGGATTTCTTATTCCCGGGCAAGAGGAATATCTTTTTAATAAGGTGAGAAGCCTTTCTAATGATGCAGTAATTGTGGAAATTGGCAGCTTTAGGGGCAGGTCTACCGTTGCAATAGGGTATGCCTGTCTGGGAACTCGTCGCAAAATTTATTGCATTGACACCTGGAGAAAAACCACCTGGGAAGGTCACAGCAATGATTGTCCTGAAGAAGATTTCTTTCCAATATGGCAGCAGAATATTGAGAAGAATGGGCTTGGAGAATATGTTATTCCACTACGCGGATATTCTCATGAAATTCTCAGCCAATGGTGTGAAATAGTTGGACAAATTCCAATCGATTTCATTTTCATTGATGGCAGCCATGAATATCACAATGTCGTTAAAGACTTTGAATTGTCCTTTCCTTTAGTAAGCATGGGTGGCTGGATGGCATTTCATGATGTCACACCAGAATGGTCAGGTTCAGAGCGAGCTTGGCATGAAGTTGCAAGACTATCTCTTAATCATCATGAATATTGCTCTTCAATTGCATGTGGTCAAAAAACAGTAGAATTTCAATCTGAAAAGGCAGAACAACTCCTTGTCAAGCAGTTGGTTCAACCAGGCATAACTGTCTTTGATGTTGGGGCAAATATCGGAGAGTATACTGTCTTATTTAGTCAGTTGGTGGGAGAAGAGGGAAAGGTTTATGCTTTTGAACCTGCTTCAACGACATTTAAAACATTAAAGAGACGGCTAGAGAGCTATCAATGCCAGAATGTTATTCCTCTTAAACAGGCAGTGTTTTCAAATAATGGTAACGTTGAACTGAATGAATTTCCTGATCAGTACTCTGGTTGGAATACAATCGGGCATCCTGAGATGGATGATCCAGAAAATCCGTCTCAAAAAGTGTCAATCGTTAAAACTGAGATTGTTAAAACTATCACACTAGATGCTTTCTGCCAAGAACAAGGAATTGAACAGATTGGCTATTTGAAAGTTGATGTGGAAGGTGCAGAGAAAGATGTTCTTTCTGGAGCAGTGCATTTATTAAGTAAAAAGGCGATCGATTTTATTCAGTTTGAAGTTTCTCAAAATATGTTGAATGGGCTCAATCGCACTGCGAAGGACGTGTTTGAAATACTCATCCAACATGGCTATCAGTGCCACCGTATTCAAGCCGATGGCGAGTTGGGTGAAGAAGTCGCAGATTCTTCTGCCTTTTACGAAAACTACATTGCTTTTCCTATACTATCAGCTCAGATTAAAGCAATTTTAGGTAACTTGCCAAGCAAGCTGCAATATACGAGAGGCCAGTTACAGAATACAAAAGACATATACAACCAAACACAAGTACGCCTTCAACAAACAAACAAACAGCTTCAGCAAGCAGAGCAAACTTTAGAGCAAACTTTGTCTCTTCTTAAGAAGACAGAGGATCAACGAGTTTCAGTTCAAACAGAACTCTATGTGCTTCAGGAAAAGCTTGCAGAAGAACAAGCAAATCACTGTAAAACTTTTGAACAGCTCGGAGATGCTCGATCGCAGTTTGAGCAAACCTTTAAACAGCTCGGAGATGCTCGATCGCAGTTTGAGCAAACCCAAGCACTCCTCCAAACAACTCAACAGCAGCTTCAAAGTACCGAAGAAAAATTACAGAATAAGCAGCAAAGATTCGATCGTAGAGTCAGTGAACTCAAGGGTAAATTAGA
The window above is part of the Trichocoleus sp. genome. Proteins encoded here:
- a CDS encoding glycosyltransferase family 2 protein, with protein sequence MRISIITVCKNAEQFIEQAIESVVNQTYPDLEYVVIDGDSQDQTKEIIARYADRISTYISEPDRGLYQAMNKGIRYATGEYLCFLNADDYLIDRDVIKDVAQFLQGNPTCDFVYGNLEVRYSPEKIIVEPPPPENIIDELICGCIPHQASFARSDLFFDRVGFFNENHRISSDYEWFLKLIQNETVKLSYYPRLISSYYAGGLSSQIRLSVPESHRIQNQCPLYQEEYWLKRRILKYQEHVVNLREWLAVTESQQNALLAENRLLKTQNESLLTQNEVLKNKLEKAQQMIDRLRTNSLQPK
- a CDS encoding glycosyltransferase is translated as MANSSDSELNYLIAPEIKDDEFYSWIQQLAQRQDIKTVLEIGSSSGGGSTEAFVKGLRQNPNQPVMYCMEVSKPRFESLRDRYASEGFVQCYNVSSVALDQFPSPNEVVAFYEQVESPLRQFPVEQVVGWLRQDIEYVRSSGIWSNGIRQIKTENQIETFDLVLIDGSEFTGDVELEEVYGAKFILLDDICTFKNYKSHQQLLADPNYALIAQNLSLRNGYSIFKRVDSQQVQQSAIDLPIHFFTIVLNGEPFIRYHIEAFKQLPFKWHWHIIEGVAELKHDTAWSLHHGGQVTDELHQNGRSKDGTTAYLDELAAKYPENITVYRKPENVFWDGKREMVNAPLENINEACLLWQVDADELWTMEQICTMRQMFLDRPEKTAAYYWCSYFVGENLVITSRNCYTQNPKQEWLRTWRFQPGMIWAAHEPPQLVKPLSHTKNQDIAAIQPFLHHETEQKGLVFQHFAYVTPEQLRFKEQYYGYQNAVSHWQSLQTQTEFPVLLRDHFSWVVDETLVEPASVCGIAPIAQKYPHAQAWHFLSSSDYKQQAMQVKKPFPQIVIDGVFFQIANSGIARVWKSLLEEWAETDLAKHLVVLDRDGTAPRIPGIRYRPVRRFDYSHTGSDAEMLQEICDEKGADLFISTYYTAPLTTPSVFMAYDMIPEAVGMDLNEIGWREKHYGIMHACRYITISESTARDLLKFFPNIPEWAVTVAHCGIPKGFSPATAEAVEQFKTQHHLTKPYYLMVGDRTGANGYKNGILFFRALNQLPKDKDFAVVCVGGWKEFEPELAALAKDVELHKLHLSDEELKAAYSGAIALVYPSKYEGFGLPIAEALACGCPVITCHSSSIPEVAGEAAIYVSPHRVEEMMQALQDVRKPEIRERLIAKGLEQVQHFSWSKMAEIVKGVLLEAAEKLKQGSLTQVSPIWKEFRKLQAHSQQATIPIQPNPAELQVVQSQVHALQEQVNHVQEQLKLARNQLRKTKEELEQTQGRLGEAEGMVEAMKTSKFWKLRSSWFRFKRKLGLPTNE
- a CDS encoding FkbM family methyltransferase: MSEQAINIQENLSITSLMTYEEIREAVESVDGFLIPGQEEYLFNKVRSLSNDAVIVEIGSFRGRSTVAIGYACLGTRRKIYCIDTWRKTTWEGHSNDCPEEDFFPIWQQNIEKNGLGEYVIPLRGYSHEILSQWCEIVGQIPIDFIFIDGSHEYHNVVKDFELSFPLVSMGGWMAFHDVTPEWSGSERAWHEVARLSLNHHEYCSSIACGQKTVEFQSEKAEQLLVKQLVQPGITVFDVGANIGEYTVLFSQLVGEEGKVYAFEPASTTFKTLKRRLESYQCQNVIPLKQAVFSNNGNVELNEFPDQYSGWNTIGHPEMDDPENPSQKVSIVKTEIVKTITLDAFCQEQGIEQIGYLKVDVEGAEKDVLSGAVHLLSKKAIDFIQFEVSQNMLNGLNRTAKDVFEILIQHGYQCHRIQADGELGEEVADSSAFYENYIAFPILSAQIKAILGNLPSKLQYTRGQLQNTKDIYNQTQVRLQQTNKQLQQAEQTLEQTLSLLKKTEDQRVSVQTELYVLQEKLAEEQANHCKTFEQLGDARSQFEQTFKQLGDARSQFEQTQALLQTTQQQLQSTEEKLQNKQQRFDRRVSELKGKLDDLRQELEAKQNEIEAMKSSKFWKLREKWISLKQRIKI